The genomic interval CTGTCGGTCCACCGGGCCGATGGTGTCGACGGCCCCGGCGAGGAACGACCCCATGGTGATGATGCCGAAGCCGAGCGCGAGCGCGCCCAGCGCGTCCGCGTCCGTCCGACGGTACGCCTTGTAGCTGTAGTACGTTATCACGGCTCCGAGACCGAGGGTGACGGTCTTGAGCCC from Halosegnis marinus carries:
- a CDS encoding DUF7521 family protein yields the protein MTHPLVVAGLKTVTLGLGAVITYYSYKAYRRTDADALGALALGFGIITMGSFLAGAVDTIGPVDRQLAFVVESAFTALGFATIFYALFVEQ